The following coding sequences lie in one Clupea harengus chromosome 23, Ch_v2.0.2, whole genome shotgun sequence genomic window:
- the LOC116218648 gene encoding interleukin-4 receptor subunit alpha — MERLPFCLLLSPFTCQLWAQAPAGVSFGLECLNDFFFTITCSLNGTNIEHSINTTDTSSNMKAWLQAQDWEGENSSCELTRGVDSWGCALYTFVPGGFSFTDEDRYQISLFTSLHGNNSSVVLQPKYWPRNHIKPIPPENLSMQWVGEDAVFGWQSGYQPRSSVYEEHVRLIPNLKYQLLLVTTQGHREEIFTTNRNLSVAMSVFSPGSEYLATVRSQPNQIYYKGVWSQWAPILHWRTANHQDTSLPTGSVIFICLFLTLFLISYVLLVRWKKHAEIPHPVIYVTECGDFPGHACMVGIPLHEESLKIDTVTLQSIKAGINPYEQLLVTIGNKDQLNSFTGNAGCVLLDSMTTQMDRLHCSEDYSILTTLTP; from the exons ATGGAGCGCCTTCCTTTCTGTCTTCTACTGTCTCCGTTCACTTGTCAGCTCTGGGCTCAGGCTCCTGCAG GTGTGAGCTTTGGACTAGAGTGTCTAAATGACTTCTTCTTCACAATAACATGTTCCTTAAATGGAACCAACATTGAACATAGCATCAATACCACTGATACGAGCAGTAATATGAAGGCATGGCTGCAAGCTCAAGACTGGGAGGG TGAAAATTCTTCTTGTGAGCTGACGAGAGGAGTAGACTCCTGGGGGTGTGCACTGTATACATTTGTGCCTGGTGGCTTCTCATTTACCGATGAAGACCGATACCAGATCTCACTCTTCAccagtctccatggcaacaacaGCTCCGTGGTGCTGCAGCCAAAGTACTGGCCAAGGAATCACA TTAAACCCATCCCTCCCGAGAACCTCTCCATGCAGTGGGTAGGGGAAGATGCCGTGTTCGGCTGGCAGAGTGGGTATCAACCACGGAGCAGCGTGTACGAGGAGCATGTCCGTCTCATCCCTAACCTGAAGTATCAGCTCCTCCTGGTGACAACACAGGGCCACAGG GAAGAAATCTTCACAACGAACAGAAACCTTTCAGTAGCCATGTCGGTCTTCTCTCCTGGCTCTGAGTACTTGGCAACAGTGCGATCACAGCCCAATCAGATCTACTATAAGGGAGTGTGGAGCCAATGGGCACCCATCCTCCACTGGAGAACAGCCAATC ACCAGGATACATCTCTGCCGACTGGTTCAGTGATCTTCATTTGCCTGTTTCTCACACTGTTCCTAATCAGCTATGTCCTACTGGTCAG GTGGAAAAAACATGCTGAGATCCCACACCCAGTCATTTATGTCACCGAGTGTGGAGACTTCCCT GGACATGCGTGCATGGTGGGGATTCCATTACACGAGGAGTCTTTGAAGATCGACACCGTAACGTTGCAATCCATCAAGGCAGGCATCAACCCATACGAACAACTGTTGGTTACCATTGGCAACAAGGACCAACTGAACAGCTTCACAGGCAATGCAGGCTGTGTGCTGCTTGACTCCATGAcaacacagatggacagactgCACTGCAGTGAGGACTACAGCATCCTCACTACCTTAACACCATAA
- the ube2ib gene encoding SUMO-conjugating enzyme UBC9-A yields the protein MSGIALSRLAQERKAWRKDHPFGFVAVPTKNPDGTMNLMNWECAIPGKKGTPWEGGLFKLRMLFKDDYPSSPPKCKFEPPLFHPNVYPSGTVCLSILEEDKDWRPAITIKQILLGIQELLNEPNIQDPAQAEAYTIYCQNRVEYEKRVRAQAKKFSPS from the exons ATGTCTGGCATTGCTCTGAGTCGACTTGCACAGGAGCGTAAAGCATGGCGGAAAGACCATCCTTtt GGCTTTGTTGCTGTGCCAACGAAAAATCCAGATGGAACAATGAACTTGATGAATTGGGAATGTGCAATTCCTGGGAAGAAGGGG ACTCCATGGGAGGGAGGTCTTTTCAAGCTGAGGATGTTGTTCAAGGATGACTACCCTTCATCACCACCCAAGT GTAAGTTTGAGCCGCCTCTGTTTCATCCGAATGTATATCCCTCTGGAACGGTATGTCTGTCCATCCTGGAGGAGGATAAAGACTGGAGACCGGCGATCACCATCAAACAG ATTCTGTTGGGAATTCAAGAGCTTCTAAACGAGCCCAACATCCAAGATCCAGCTCAGGCTGAGGCCTACACCATATACTG CCAGAACAGAGTGGAGTATGAGAAGAGAGTCCGAGCACAAGCCAAAAAATTCTCTCCATCGTAG